One Alicyclobacillus acidoterrestris DNA window includes the following coding sequences:
- a CDS encoding NADH dehydrogenase subunit 5, which produces MLVTAFFLSLTILMFSAAVILHPRVSLGFVRIHVGISVLPPLIALLNLVTTSTNRIFGPWHLDPLAWLTTLFVLTIGSVVQRYSIRQLLGDRNYRGYFTLLTLTTCSASLAWLSNDLRLLLVCWGATLLGLTMLIGLNREWRIARTAAVRTGRLFVLSWMVLAIAMTWLALVTGHWQFSLALVKGNIAQLGSWERVGIPLLLVIAVAILAAQYPFQRWLLDSVVAPTPVSAVMHAGVVNAGGIILTRFAPVFTGDLAQILLIVIASISVLLGTGTILVQVDYKRQLVGSTIAQMGFMLIQCALGAYLAAIIHAVLHGLFKSALFLQAGSAVHHNEPADATTTPKPSLLLRFAGPVLGLFVGIGFWRMVEGRGFDMISALLLGWSVAFAWSHLVTLGLGRIGRTVGIVLLAGSLIVFGLILAIFYVLLHGTVPQAIQPHPFAVCLVLFVLLTSSVIGAWLSRHPSSTFFSVVYLWLVRLGEPHRDSVESHPKYLATRLYSRR; this is translated from the coding sequence ATGCTCGTCACAGCATTTTTCTTATCTCTTACGATTTTGATGTTCAGCGCAGCTGTCATATTGCATCCACGTGTTTCCTTGGGCTTTGTTCGAATTCACGTTGGTATTAGCGTGCTGCCACCGCTGATTGCACTACTGAATCTTGTGACGACAAGTACGAATCGGATCTTTGGTCCTTGGCACCTTGATCCCTTAGCTTGGTTGACAACGTTATTCGTCCTTACAATCGGTTCAGTCGTACAGCGCTATTCGATCCGCCAATTGCTTGGGGATCGAAATTATCGAGGATATTTTACTTTGTTGACACTCACGACGTGTTCCGCTTCGCTTGCTTGGTTAAGCAATGATCTCCGCCTTTTGCTTGTCTGTTGGGGGGCTACGCTCCTTGGGCTGACAATGCTTATCGGGTTGAATCGGGAGTGGCGAATTGCGCGAACTGCGGCTGTGCGTACTGGCCGACTATTTGTACTGAGTTGGATGGTTTTGGCGATCGCGATGACCTGGCTTGCCCTGGTTACGGGACACTGGCAGTTCTCACTTGCGCTTGTCAAAGGCAACATCGCACAACTTGGTTCATGGGAGAGGGTAGGCATACCCCTGTTATTGGTGATTGCAGTGGCAATTCTAGCTGCACAATACCCTTTTCAGCGCTGGTTGTTGGACTCGGTCGTCGCACCGACGCCTGTGTCAGCCGTCATGCATGCGGGTGTCGTCAACGCGGGTGGAATTATCTTGACGCGGTTCGCGCCCGTTTTTACCGGCGATTTGGCTCAAATCCTTTTGATTGTAATCGCCAGTATCTCGGTATTGCTTGGGACCGGAACGATTTTGGTTCAAGTGGATTACAAGCGCCAGTTAGTGGGTTCAACAATTGCGCAGATGGGGTTCATGTTGATTCAATGCGCCTTAGGAGCCTATTTAGCAGCCATTATTCACGCGGTGTTACATGGCCTATTCAAGTCTGCTCTTTTCTTACAAGCCGGATCTGCGGTACATCACAATGAGCCAGCGGATGCGACGACAACGCCAAAACCATCACTTTTATTGAGGTTTGCAGGGCCGGTTTTAGGTCTTTTTGTGGGGATTGGTTTTTGGCGAATGGTCGAAGGTAGAGGTTTTGATATGATTAGCGCTTTACTCCTGGGATGGTCTGTGGCGTTTGCGTGGTCACACCTCGTGACCTTGGGGCTAGGGCGTATTGGGCGTACGGTGGGAATCGTTCTGTTGGCGGGATCGTTAATCGTGTTTGGCCTGATTCTTGCCATCTTCTATGTTCTGTTGCACGGCACCGTTCCCCAAGCAATCCAACCGCATCCATTCGCTGTCTGTTTGGTTTTATTCGTTCTTTTGACCAGCAGTGTGATAGGTGCGTGGTTGTCGCGCCATCCATCTTCTACGTTCTTCTCCGTAGTATATCTTTGGCTGGTACGATTGGGCGAGCCTCATCGCGACTCGGTCGAAAGCCATCCAAAGTATCTTGCAACTAGGCTGTACTCAAGGAGGTAA
- a CDS encoding VC0807 family protein, giving the protein MLKHQLSNILALAIATAIPILYNLWTVVKQRQADILAIFAMFGFLLELGILLMHGSEQLLLLRGSFVTGVLGLTFLVSLLFPRPLIYYFAIRFNSSEEGRNHFSSLWNHYDFRRRLRILTVVWGSALLSGALLGAILVYAISPTEFLIVSPCITYGTIGVAIAWTHWYRKMAVRKL; this is encoded by the coding sequence ATGTTAAAGCACCAGTTATCAAATATACTGGCACTCGCCATTGCCACTGCCATACCCATACTTTACAACTTATGGACTGTTGTAAAGCAACGCCAAGCAGACATCTTAGCCATATTTGCCATGTTCGGTTTTTTACTGGAGTTAGGTATATTGCTTATGCACGGTAGTGAACAGTTACTGTTATTGCGTGGATCGTTCGTCACAGGGGTGCTTGGACTGACGTTCTTGGTATCCTTGTTGTTCCCAAGGCCGTTGATTTACTACTTTGCGATTCGATTTAATTCATCCGAAGAAGGGCGTAACCATTTTTCTTCCCTGTGGAATCATTACGATTTCCGACGCAGATTGCGGATATTAACGGTAGTGTGGGGAAGCGCGCTACTTAGTGGGGCACTGCTTGGAGCCATCCTCGTCTACGCCATTTCCCCAACGGAATTTTTGATTGTCTCTCCGTGTATTACGTATGGGACTATTGGGGTAGCAATTGCATGGACACATTGGTATAGAAAAATGGCGGTGCGAAAGCTGTGA
- the tnpC gene encoding IS66 family transposase: MGMENTSVETIEQIEVLQRRCVSLEQENAELKQQVNLLLEQRRLDRQKRFGMSSEQSDADQMRLFNEAEVASDEEPEAEEPSVENATQKQRKKQPGQRAAMLAHLPVERIEYRLSEEERVCPCCGGLMHEMSAEIRRELKHIPAQTVVVERVQYVYGCRPCEKVEIHPPVVKASTPRPAFPGSLASPSMVAYIMNKKFVEGMPLYRQEQQFTRQGLAISRQTMANWVVAGATRWLSPIFERLHEELLTQRYLHADETTLQVLHEPGRAADSKSYMWLYRSGRDGPPIVLYDYQETRSKEHPKKFLQGFKGYLHVDGYPGYHDLENATLVGCWSHARRGFNDALQTLPAAEQKKPSTARSGLQYCNELFKIERGLKNATAEERRAGREKQSRPVLDAFSAWLHEQSALVLPKSALGKAITYCINQWSKLVVFLEDGNLELDNNRSERSIKPFVIGRKAWLFSNTPRGAKASAITYSLVETAKENRLNPFAYLRYLFEQLPNIDINDNDSLDQFLPWSPRLPEEVRAPKGKS, translated from the coding sequence ATGGGTATGGAAAATACATCGGTAGAAACCATCGAACAAATAGAAGTTTTACAACGACGCTGCGTGTCCTTGGAGCAAGAGAACGCCGAGTTGAAACAGCAAGTGAACCTGCTGCTTGAGCAACGGCGTCTGGATCGGCAAAAGCGTTTCGGAATGTCCAGTGAGCAGTCAGATGCTGACCAGATGCGGTTGTTCAATGAGGCCGAAGTGGCATCGGATGAAGAACCCGAGGCAGAAGAGCCATCGGTTGAAAACGCGACGCAAAAACAGCGTAAGAAGCAACCTGGACAGCGGGCAGCTATGCTGGCGCACCTCCCTGTTGAGCGGATAGAGTATCGCTTATCGGAAGAGGAACGTGTTTGTCCGTGTTGTGGTGGACTCATGCACGAAATGAGCGCAGAGATACGCCGAGAACTTAAGCATATTCCGGCGCAAACGGTCGTCGTTGAGCGTGTGCAATATGTCTACGGCTGCCGACCGTGTGAGAAGGTTGAAATTCATCCTCCCGTGGTCAAGGCGAGCACGCCACGCCCAGCGTTTCCGGGGAGTTTGGCGTCCCCATCCATGGTGGCTTATATCATGAACAAGAAGTTTGTAGAAGGTATGCCCTTGTATCGGCAGGAACAGCAGTTTACCCGACAGGGCTTAGCCATCTCTCGCCAGACCATGGCAAATTGGGTGGTGGCCGGAGCCACGCGTTGGCTCAGCCCCATATTCGAAAGGCTCCATGAGGAACTACTTACCCAGCGTTACTTACACGCAGATGAGACGACACTGCAAGTGCTGCACGAGCCAGGGCGGGCGGCCGATTCGAAATCATATATGTGGCTGTACCGAAGCGGGCGTGATGGGCCACCAATTGTTCTGTACGACTATCAAGAAACTCGGTCGAAGGAGCATCCGAAGAAGTTTCTTCAAGGGTTCAAGGGGTATCTTCACGTAGATGGATATCCCGGTTACCACGACCTGGAGAACGCCACACTGGTTGGGTGTTGGTCGCATGCCCGTCGCGGCTTCAATGACGCACTGCAGACGCTACCGGCGGCCGAGCAGAAGAAGCCTTCAACCGCAAGGAGCGGGCTTCAATATTGCAACGAGTTATTCAAAATTGAGCGCGGGCTAAAAAACGCCACTGCAGAAGAACGCCGAGCAGGACGGGAAAAGCAAAGTCGACCAGTGCTTGACGCTTTTTCAGCATGGCTTCATGAGCAGAGCGCACTCGTGTTGCCAAAGAGCGCTTTAGGCAAAGCGATTACGTATTGCATCAATCAATGGAGCAAGCTCGTTGTTTTCTTGGAAGACGGGAATCTGGAGTTGGATAACAACCGAAGTGAACGGTCGATTAAACCCTTTGTGATCGGTCGAAAGGCGTGGTTGTTCAGTAATACGCCGCGCGGGGCGAAGGCCAGTGCGATTACCTACAGTTTGGTGGAGACGGCGAAAGAGAATCGCCTCAACCCGTTTGCGTATCTCAGATATCTATTTGAGCAATTGCCCAACATCGACATCAACGATAATGACTCGTTAGATCAGTTCCTACCTTGGTCACCGCGATTGCCTGAGGAAGTACGTGCACCTAAAGGCAAATCATAA
- the tnpB gene encoding IS66 family insertion sequence element accessory protein TnpB (TnpB, as the term is used for proteins encoded by IS66 family insertion elements, is considered an accessory protein, since TnpC, encoded by a neighboring gene, is a DDE family transposase.) → MLSNIGPEQRVYLACGVTDMRKSIDGLAALVQAQFQLDPFSPCLFVFCNRQRDKLKILCWQHNGFWLFYRRLERGRFEWPNSAEDKTVVISHRELNWLLDGLSLNQQKAHPKVVAQTVV, encoded by the coding sequence ATGCTGAGCAACATCGGTCCAGAGCAGCGAGTCTATCTAGCGTGCGGTGTCACGGATATGCGTAAGAGCATCGACGGATTAGCTGCGTTGGTACAAGCACAATTTCAGTTGGACCCGTTCTCTCCGTGTTTGTTCGTCTTTTGTAACCGTCAACGGGATAAGCTCAAAATTCTATGCTGGCAGCATAACGGGTTCTGGCTATTCTATCGACGATTGGAACGAGGCCGGTTTGAGTGGCCCAATTCGGCCGAGGATAAGACGGTTGTCATTAGCCACCGAGAGTTGAATTGGTTGCTGGACGGATTGTCCCTCAACCAGCAGAAAGCCCATCCAAAGGTGGTGGCACAAACGGTCGTTTGA
- the tnpA gene encoding IS66 family insertion sequence element accessory protein TnpA — protein sequence MTKANLAQLRETWQECVTAFHNSGQSGAAWCADHGIKEHQLWYWVRRFRELTSTPSSSPDFLPVQIRESLSVTNTPLLVRVGAAAIEVHPGYDAQLLLDLIRTLVGSC from the coding sequence ATGACAAAAGCAAATTTGGCACAGTTGCGAGAAACTTGGCAGGAGTGTGTGACCGCGTTCCACAACAGCGGACAAAGTGGCGCAGCGTGGTGTGCCGACCATGGTATCAAGGAACATCAACTCTGGTACTGGGTGCGCCGTTTTCGTGAACTCACCTCAACTCCTTCCTCTTCGCCTGACTTTCTACCAGTGCAAATTCGGGAATCTCTTTCGGTTACGAACACTCCCTTGCTGGTTCGAGTCGGAGCAGCCGCGATTGAAGTGCATCCGGGATATGACGCCCAATTGTTGCTCGACCTAATCAGGACGCTCGTAGGTTCATGCTGA